The following coding sequences lie in one Wolbachia endosymbiont strain TRS of Brugia malayi genomic window:
- the plsX gene encoding phosphate acyltransferase PlsX: protein MLPTVNNNIVIALDAMGGDFAPLSVIQGAGFFLDNLVDPGIKVFFHIYGDQKEISPLLLKYRKVSDNSEFTHYSNNVLANDKPSFALRHRKDSSMKAAIEAVKKGKASGMVSSGNTGALMAISRFILGTLPNVYRPAIVSVCPTKAKSFALLDLGANVDCNVDSLFQFALMGSMFAKIALKVDNPEVALLNIGTEEVKGNDSVRGAFKLLKSAPNINFKGYIEASEFLEGNIDVIVADGFVGNVMLKTAEATASTFIDLIKQEMFNSWATKMLVGILLKSKLNKVLMRFNPKIRSGAMFLGLNGIVIKSHGNSDAVSFAHAIKFAVNSINENLNQKIISEVNQVE from the coding sequence ATGTTACCTACGGTTAACAATAACATAGTCATTGCACTTGACGCTATGGGGGGTGATTTTGCACCTCTCTCGGTGATTCAAGGTGCTGGTTTTTTTTTGGATAATCTTGTTGATCCAGGCATAAAGGTTTTTTTCCATATTTATGGAGATCAGAAAGAAATATCTCCTTTGCTTTTAAAATATAGAAAAGTAAGTGATAATTCTGAGTTTACTCACTACTCTAATAATGTTCTTGCAAATGATAAGCCGTCTTTTGCACTGAGACATCGTAAAGATTCAAGTATGAAGGCTGCCATTGAAGCAGTGAAAAAAGGTAAAGCTTCTGGTATGGTATCTTCAGGTAATACGGGAGCGTTGATGGCAATTTCCAGGTTTATTTTAGGAACATTACCAAACGTTTATCGTCCTGCTATAGTATCCGTCTGTCCAACTAAGGCAAAGAGCTTTGCATTGCTCGATCTTGGTGCAAATGTTGATTGCAATGTTGACTCGTTATTTCAATTTGCGTTAATGGGAAGCATGTTTGCAAAAATAGCATTAAAAGTTGACAATCCTGAAGTTGCTTTGCTAAACATTGGTACAGAAGAGGTTAAAGGTAATGACTCAGTACGTGGTGCTTTTAAGCTACTAAAAAGTGCTCCAAACATTAATTTCAAAGGGTATATAGAGGCAAGTGAATTTTTAGAGGGTAATATAGATGTAATTGTTGCTGATGGTTTTGTTGGCAATGTGATGCTTAAAACAGCTGAGGCAACTGCTAGCACTTTTATCGACCTAATAAAACAGGAAATGTTCAACTCATGGGCAACAAAAATGCTTGTTGGTATATTGTTAAAATCCAAGCTAAATAAGGTATTAATGCGTTTTAATCCTAAAATTAGAAGTGGAGCTATGTTTTTAGGGCTGAATGGTATTGTCATTAAGAGCCATGGAAATTCTGATGCTGTTTCTTTTGCCCATGCTATAAAATTTGCAGTAAATTCCATTAATGAAAATTTAAACCAGAAGATAATTAGTGAGGTAAATCAAGTTGAATAA
- the rpmF gene encoding 50S ribosomal protein L32 — translation MAVPKRKKSKSRRNMHRSHHAIKPKNIVVCTTTGEFMLPHSIAVDGSYKGKRVFIKQQAE, via the coding sequence TTGGCAGTTCCAAAAAGAAAAAAGTCAAAGTCAAGGCGTAATATGCATCGTTCTCATCATGCTATTAAGCCTAAGAATATTGTAGTATGCACAACAACTGGGGAATTTATGCTGCCTCACAGTATAGCAGTTGATGGCAGCTACAAAGGAAAACGGGTTTTCATCAAACAACAGGCAGAATAA